In Alosa alosa isolate M-15738 ecotype Scorff River chromosome 19, AALO_Geno_1.1, whole genome shotgun sequence, a genomic segment contains:
- the LOC125312271 gene encoding LOW QUALITY PROTEIN: 5-hydroxytryptamine receptor 1D-like (The sequence of the model RefSeq protein was modified relative to this genomic sequence to represent the inferred CDS: inserted 1 base in 1 codon), whose product MEPDNSTLEPFLLNSTDEVVSTDAPWDPATLLGLQISLSAILAVVTLATALSNAFVITTIVLTRKLHTPANMLIGSLAVTDLLVSILVMPIAILYTVSKTWTLGQIVCDIWLSSDITFCTASILHLCVIALDRYWAITDALEYSKRRTMRRASVMIAVVWVISISISIPPLFWRQAKAHEELTDCMVNTDQISYTIYSTFGAFYVPTVLLVILYGRIYVAARSRILKSPAACGKRFTTAQLIQTSAGSSLCSLNSTSNQEGNLHPMVGAGHGQASGQGGGRTGGSGGSPLFANSVKVKLADISVLGAPGRKARXKKATKTLGIILGAFIVCWLPFFVGTLVMAICKKCWFDPLLFDVFTWLGYLNSLINPVIYTIFNDEFKQAFQKLIKFKSCY is encoded by the exons ATGGAGCCAGACAACAGCACGCTGGAGCCTTTCCTCTTGAACAGCACGGACGAGGTGGTGAGTACGGATGCCCCCTGGGACCCCGCCACCCTCCTGGGACTGCAGATCTCGCTGTCGGCGATACTGGCTGTGGTCACGCTGGCCACCGCGCTGTCCAATGCCTTCGTCATCACCACCATTGTCCTGACACGCAAGCTGCACACGCCGGCCAACATGCTGATCGGCTCGCTGGCGGTCACCGATTTGCTGGTGTCCATCTTGGTCATGCCCATTGCAATCCTCTACACGGTCAGCAAGACATGGACGCTTGGCCAGATTGTCTGTGACATCTGGCTGTCGTCAGACATTACCTTCTGCACAGCGTCCATCCTGCACCTGTGCGTGATTGCGCTGGACCGCTACTGGGCCATCACCGACGCACTGGAGTACTCAAAGCGCCGGACAATGCGGCGCGCCAGCGTGATGATCGCTGTCGTCTGggtcatctccatctccatctccataccGCCGCTCTTCTGGCGGCAGGCCAAGGCGCACGAGGAGCTGACCGATTGCATGGTCAACACCGACCAGATCTCCTACACGATCTACTCCACGTTCGGCGCCTTCTACGTGCCCACCGTGCTGCTGGTCATCCTCTACGGCCGCATCTATGTGGCAGCACGCTCGCGCATCCTCAAGTCGCCGGCCGCCTGTGGCAAACGCTTCACGACCGCACAACTCATCCAGACGTCTGCTGGCTCCTCGCTCTGTTCCCTCAACTCGACATCAAACCAAGAGGGCAACCTACACCCTATGGTCGGTGCGGGACACGGGCAAGCAAGTGGACAGGGTGGTGGCAGAACCGGAGGAAGTGGCGGATCACCGCTCTTCGCCAACAGCGTGAAGGTAAAGCTGGCCGACATTAGCGTGCTGGGAGCGCCTGGCCGCAAGGCCC AGAAGAAGGCCACCAAGACGCTAGGCATCATCCTGGGCGCGTTCATCGTCTGCTGGCTGCCGTTCTTCGTGGGCACGCTGGTCATGGCCATCTGCAAGAAGTGCTGGTTCGACCCGCTGCTCTTTGACGTCTTCACCTGGCTCGGCTACCTTAACTCCCTCATCAACCCCGTCATCTACACCATCTTCAACGACGAGTTCAAGCAGGCCTTCCAGAAACTCATTAAGTTCAAATCATGCTATTAA